The following are encoded together in the Primulina tabacum isolate GXHZ01 chromosome 18, ASM2559414v2, whole genome shotgun sequence genome:
- the LOC142533866 gene encoding arginine--tRNA ligase, cytoplasmic-like isoform X3 has protein sequence MSLSATFASPITSLSVGIIRTSRKLCCCSVKAQSLSTMSNDQEIVGSLKQKLEKIFEESLRLTVPEEVDIDPSIAICQKPEFGDYQCNNAMGLWSKVKGKGTQFRGPQPIGQAIRENLPVSEIIDSCTIAGAGFINVVVSRQYIAKSIQKMLVNGIETWAPKLQVKRAVVDFSSPNIAKEMHVGHLRSTIIGDTIARMLEFSNVEVLRRNHVGDWGTQFGMLIEYLFEKFPSGEVSSDQAIGDLEAFYKASKQRFDNDPDFKERAQRAVVSLQTGVQKYRDAWAHICEISRRGYEKVYQRLGVHLEEKGESFYNPYIPRVLELLSEKGLIQESEGARVIFIEGKAIPLIVVKRDGGFNYASTDLAALWYRLNEEKVDWIIYVTDVGQREHFEMFFTAARRADWLPADVNSYPRASHVGFGLVLGEDGKRFRTRSTETVKLVDLLDEAKSKCKATLTERGKAKEWTEVELDEIAEAVGYGAVKYADLKNNRTTNYTFSFHQMLNDKGNTAVYLLYAHARICSIIRKSGKDMEELKKKGLIDLAHPDERRLGLHLLQFAEHVEESCTNLLPNVLCEYLYNLSEHFTKFYTNCQVVGSAEETSRLLLCEATAIVMRKCFHVLGITPVYKI, from the exons ATGTCACTAAGTGCTACTTTTGCCAGCCCAATTACAAGTTTATCAGTTG GTATTATTAGAACTTCTCGAAAACTTTGCTGCTGCTCGGTGAAGGCACAGTCTCTATCAACTATGTCAAAT GACCAGGAGATTGTGGGAAGTCTTAAACAAAAACTAGAGAAGATATTTGAAGAGTCATTGAGATTGACTGTCCCTGAGGAGGTGGACATAGATCCCTCTATTGCTATATGCCAAAAACCCGAGTTTGGTGATTATCAATG CAACAATGCCATGGGATTATGGTCAAAAGTTAAAGGCAAGGGTACTCAATTTAGAGGCCCACAACCAATTGGACAG GCCATCAGGGAAAATCTTCCCGTGTCTGAGATTATAGATTCATGCACAATAGCTGGAGCTGGATTCATAAATGTTGTAGTGTCTCGGCAATACATAGCAAAA agcattcaaaagatgctagtCAATGGTATAGAAACATGGGCTCCTAAGCTTCAGGTGAAAAGAGCCGTGGTTGATTTCTCCTCACCTAACATAGCAAAAGAAATGCATGTCGGTCACTTACGATCAACAATCATTGGAGATACAATTGCTCGTATGCTGGAATTCTCAAATGTGGAGGTTCTAAGGAGGAACCATGTCGGCGACTGGGGCACACAG TTTGGTATGTTGATTGAGTACCTTTTTGAAAAGTTTCCAAGTGGAGAAGTTTCAAGCGATCAAGCCATTGGAGATCTGGAG GCATTCTACAAGGCCTCAAAGCAGAGATTTGATAATGATCCCGATTTCAAGGAGAGGGCACAAAGGGCGGTGGTCAGTCTCCAG ACCGGAGTGCAGAAGTATAGAGATGCGTGGGCTCACATTTGTGAAATTAGCCGAAGAGGATATGAGAAAGTTTATCAGCGGCTTGGAGTACATTTGGAGGAAAAG GGTGAAAGTTTTTACAATCCATATATTCCACGGGTTTTAGAGTTGTTGAGTGAGAAGGGATTGATTCAGGAAAGTGAAGGTGCTCGTGTTATTTTTATTGAAGGAAAAGCTATACCGCTTATTGTTGTGAAAAGGGATGGTGGCTTCAACTATGCCTCAACTGATCTTGCTGCTCTGTG gTATCGACTGAATGAAGAAAAGGTTGATTGGATTATCTATGTAACTGATGTTGGCCAACGTGAGCACTTCGAAATGTTCTTCACA GCAGCTAGACGGGCTGATTGGCTTCCAGCTGATGTCAATAGTTATCCTAGAGCTAGTCACGTAGGGTTTGGGCTTGTTTTAGGAGAGGATGGAAAACGATTCCGTACTCGAAGTACTGAAACTGTCAAACTAGTTGATTTACTTGATGAAGCCAAAAGTAAATGCAAAGCTACCTTAACTGAAAGAG GTAAGGCGAAAGAGTGGACTGAAGTTGAACTTGATGAAATTGCTGAAGCGGTTGGATATGGGGCTGTTAA ATATGCTGACCTGAAGAATAACAGGACGACTAATTATACATTTAGTTTTCATCAAATGCTCAATGACAAG GGGAATACTGCTGTGTATTTGCTGTATGCACATGCTCGAATCTGTTCAATTATCAGGAAATCGGGTAAAGACATGGAAGAGTTGAAAAAG AAAGGGTTGATAGACTTGGCTCATCCCGACGAACGCAGGTTGGGGCTTCATTTGCTACAGTTTGCAGAG CATGTTGAAGAGTCATGCACTAATCTTTTACCGAATGTGCTGTGTGAATACTTGTACAATTTATCCGAACACTTCACAAAATTCTACACCAACTGCCAG GTTGTTGGCTCGGCGGAGGAGACAAGTAGACTGTTGCTATGTGAGGCGACGGCAATTGTCATGAGAAaatgttttcatgtgcttggaATCACCCCAGTGTACAAAATTTGa
- the LOC142533866 gene encoding arginine--tRNA ligase, chloroplastic/mitochondrial-like isoform X4: MSNDQEIVGSLKQKLEKIFEESLRLTVPEEVDIDPSIAICQKPEFGDYQCNNAMGLWSKVKGKGTQFRGPQPIGQAIRENLPVSEIIDSCTIAGAGFINVVVSRQYIAKSIQKMLVNGIETWAPKLQVKRAVVDFSSPNIAKEMHVGHLRSTIIGDTIARMLEFSNVEVLRRNHVGDWGTQFGMLIEYLFEKFPSGEVSSDQAIGDLEAFYKASKQRFDNDPDFKERAQRAVVSLQTGVQKYRDAWAHICEISRRGYEKVYQRLGVHLEEKGESFYNPYIPRVLELLSEKGLIQESEGARVIFIEGKAIPLIVVKRDGGFNYASTDLAALWYRLNEEKVDWIIYVTDVGQREHFEMFFTAARRADWLPADVNSYPRASHVGFGLVLGEDGKRFRTRSTETVKLVDLLDEAKSKCKATLTERGKAKEWTEVELDEIAEAVGYGAVKYADLKNNRTTNYTFSFHQMLNDKGNTAVYLLYAHARICSIIRKSGKDMEELKKKGLIDLAHPDERRLGLHLLQFAEHVEESCTNLLPNVLCEYLYNLSEHFTKFYTNCQVVGSAEETSRLLLCEATAIVMRKCFHVLGITPVYKI, from the exons ATGTCAAAT GACCAGGAGATTGTGGGAAGTCTTAAACAAAAACTAGAGAAGATATTTGAAGAGTCATTGAGATTGACTGTCCCTGAGGAGGTGGACATAGATCCCTCTATTGCTATATGCCAAAAACCCGAGTTTGGTGATTATCAATG CAACAATGCCATGGGATTATGGTCAAAAGTTAAAGGCAAGGGTACTCAATTTAGAGGCCCACAACCAATTGGACAG GCCATCAGGGAAAATCTTCCCGTGTCTGAGATTATAGATTCATGCACAATAGCTGGAGCTGGATTCATAAATGTTGTAGTGTCTCGGCAATACATAGCAAAA agcattcaaaagatgctagtCAATGGTATAGAAACATGGGCTCCTAAGCTTCAGGTGAAAAGAGCCGTGGTTGATTTCTCCTCACCTAACATAGCAAAAGAAATGCATGTCGGTCACTTACGATCAACAATCATTGGAGATACAATTGCTCGTATGCTGGAATTCTCAAATGTGGAGGTTCTAAGGAGGAACCATGTCGGCGACTGGGGCACACAG TTTGGTATGTTGATTGAGTACCTTTTTGAAAAGTTTCCAAGTGGAGAAGTTTCAAGCGATCAAGCCATTGGAGATCTGGAG GCATTCTACAAGGCCTCAAAGCAGAGATTTGATAATGATCCCGATTTCAAGGAGAGGGCACAAAGGGCGGTGGTCAGTCTCCAG ACCGGAGTGCAGAAGTATAGAGATGCGTGGGCTCACATTTGTGAAATTAGCCGAAGAGGATATGAGAAAGTTTATCAGCGGCTTGGAGTACATTTGGAGGAAAAG GGTGAAAGTTTTTACAATCCATATATTCCACGGGTTTTAGAGTTGTTGAGTGAGAAGGGATTGATTCAGGAAAGTGAAGGTGCTCGTGTTATTTTTATTGAAGGAAAAGCTATACCGCTTATTGTTGTGAAAAGGGATGGTGGCTTCAACTATGCCTCAACTGATCTTGCTGCTCTGTG gTATCGACTGAATGAAGAAAAGGTTGATTGGATTATCTATGTAACTGATGTTGGCCAACGTGAGCACTTCGAAATGTTCTTCACA GCAGCTAGACGGGCTGATTGGCTTCCAGCTGATGTCAATAGTTATCCTAGAGCTAGTCACGTAGGGTTTGGGCTTGTTTTAGGAGAGGATGGAAAACGATTCCGTACTCGAAGTACTGAAACTGTCAAACTAGTTGATTTACTTGATGAAGCCAAAAGTAAATGCAAAGCTACCTTAACTGAAAGAG GTAAGGCGAAAGAGTGGACTGAAGTTGAACTTGATGAAATTGCTGAAGCGGTTGGATATGGGGCTGTTAA ATATGCTGACCTGAAGAATAACAGGACGACTAATTATACATTTAGTTTTCATCAAATGCTCAATGACAAG GGGAATACTGCTGTGTATTTGCTGTATGCACATGCTCGAATCTGTTCAATTATCAGGAAATCGGGTAAAGACATGGAAGAGTTGAAAAAG AAAGGGTTGATAGACTTGGCTCATCCCGACGAACGCAGGTTGGGGCTTCATTTGCTACAGTTTGCAGAG CATGTTGAAGAGTCATGCACTAATCTTTTACCGAATGTGCTGTGTGAATACTTGTACAATTTATCCGAACACTTCACAAAATTCTACACCAACTGCCAG GTTGTTGGCTCGGCGGAGGAGACAAGTAGACTGTTGCTATGTGAGGCGACGGCAATTGTCATGAGAAaatgttttcatgtgcttggaATCACCCCAGTGTACAAAATTTGa
- the LOC142533866 gene encoding arginine--tRNA ligase, cytoplasmic-like isoform X2: MSWTAIILIFGIPSLQWFNISLQELVNFNLKHSQWFEACPIFLIQGIIRTSRKLCCCSVKAQSLSTMSNDQEIVGSLKQKLEKIFEESLRLTVPEEVDIDPSIAICQKPEFGDYQCNNAMGLWSKVKGKGTQFRGPQPIGQAIRENLPVSEIIDSCTIAGAGFINVVVSRQYIAKSIQKMLVNGIETWAPKLQVKRAVVDFSSPNIAKEMHVGHLRSTIIGDTIARMLEFSNVEVLRRNHVGDWGTQFGMLIEYLFEKFPSGEVSSDQAIGDLEAFYKASKQRFDNDPDFKERAQRAVVSLQTGVQKYRDAWAHICEISRRGYEKVYQRLGVHLEEKGESFYNPYIPRVLELLSEKGLIQESEGARVIFIEGKAIPLIVVKRDGGFNYASTDLAALWYRLNEEKVDWIIYVTDVGQREHFEMFFTAARRADWLPADVNSYPRASHVGFGLVLGEDGKRFRTRSTETVKLVDLLDEAKSKCKATLTERGKAKEWTEVELDEIAEAVGYGAVKYADLKNNRTTNYTFSFHQMLNDKGNTAVYLLYAHARICSIIRKSGKDMEELKKKGLIDLAHPDERRLGLHLLQFAEHVEESCTNLLPNVLCEYLYNLSEHFTKFYTNCQVVGSAEETSRLLLCEATAIVMRKCFHVLGITPVYKI; this comes from the exons ATGAGTTGGACTGCTATTATTCTGATATTTGGAATCCCTTCGTTGCAGTGGTTCAACATAAGTTTACAGGAACTAGTTAACTTTAACTTGAAGCATTCACAATGGTTTGAAGCTTGCCCCATATTCTTGATACAAG GTATTATTAGAACTTCTCGAAAACTTTGCTGCTGCTCGGTGAAGGCACAGTCTCTATCAACTATGTCAAAT GACCAGGAGATTGTGGGAAGTCTTAAACAAAAACTAGAGAAGATATTTGAAGAGTCATTGAGATTGACTGTCCCTGAGGAGGTGGACATAGATCCCTCTATTGCTATATGCCAAAAACCCGAGTTTGGTGATTATCAATG CAACAATGCCATGGGATTATGGTCAAAAGTTAAAGGCAAGGGTACTCAATTTAGAGGCCCACAACCAATTGGACAG GCCATCAGGGAAAATCTTCCCGTGTCTGAGATTATAGATTCATGCACAATAGCTGGAGCTGGATTCATAAATGTTGTAGTGTCTCGGCAATACATAGCAAAA agcattcaaaagatgctagtCAATGGTATAGAAACATGGGCTCCTAAGCTTCAGGTGAAAAGAGCCGTGGTTGATTTCTCCTCACCTAACATAGCAAAAGAAATGCATGTCGGTCACTTACGATCAACAATCATTGGAGATACAATTGCTCGTATGCTGGAATTCTCAAATGTGGAGGTTCTAAGGAGGAACCATGTCGGCGACTGGGGCACACAG TTTGGTATGTTGATTGAGTACCTTTTTGAAAAGTTTCCAAGTGGAGAAGTTTCAAGCGATCAAGCCATTGGAGATCTGGAG GCATTCTACAAGGCCTCAAAGCAGAGATTTGATAATGATCCCGATTTCAAGGAGAGGGCACAAAGGGCGGTGGTCAGTCTCCAG ACCGGAGTGCAGAAGTATAGAGATGCGTGGGCTCACATTTGTGAAATTAGCCGAAGAGGATATGAGAAAGTTTATCAGCGGCTTGGAGTACATTTGGAGGAAAAG GGTGAAAGTTTTTACAATCCATATATTCCACGGGTTTTAGAGTTGTTGAGTGAGAAGGGATTGATTCAGGAAAGTGAAGGTGCTCGTGTTATTTTTATTGAAGGAAAAGCTATACCGCTTATTGTTGTGAAAAGGGATGGTGGCTTCAACTATGCCTCAACTGATCTTGCTGCTCTGTG gTATCGACTGAATGAAGAAAAGGTTGATTGGATTATCTATGTAACTGATGTTGGCCAACGTGAGCACTTCGAAATGTTCTTCACA GCAGCTAGACGGGCTGATTGGCTTCCAGCTGATGTCAATAGTTATCCTAGAGCTAGTCACGTAGGGTTTGGGCTTGTTTTAGGAGAGGATGGAAAACGATTCCGTACTCGAAGTACTGAAACTGTCAAACTAGTTGATTTACTTGATGAAGCCAAAAGTAAATGCAAAGCTACCTTAACTGAAAGAG GTAAGGCGAAAGAGTGGACTGAAGTTGAACTTGATGAAATTGCTGAAGCGGTTGGATATGGGGCTGTTAA ATATGCTGACCTGAAGAATAACAGGACGACTAATTATACATTTAGTTTTCATCAAATGCTCAATGACAAG GGGAATACTGCTGTGTATTTGCTGTATGCACATGCTCGAATCTGTTCAATTATCAGGAAATCGGGTAAAGACATGGAAGAGTTGAAAAAG AAAGGGTTGATAGACTTGGCTCATCCCGACGAACGCAGGTTGGGGCTTCATTTGCTACAGTTTGCAGAG CATGTTGAAGAGTCATGCACTAATCTTTTACCGAATGTGCTGTGTGAATACTTGTACAATTTATCCGAACACTTCACAAAATTCTACACCAACTGCCAG GTTGTTGGCTCGGCGGAGGAGACAAGTAGACTGTTGCTATGTGAGGCGACGGCAATTGTCATGAGAAaatgttttcatgtgcttggaATCACCCCAGTGTACAAAATTTGa